GGCTTTGACTACATTTCTTGAGTCTGCTGGACACCTTCCTCTCTTTGTAAGTCCAGTGGCATGCACCTGACTCAACTGATAAACTGTTTGGATCTGTAGGAAAGAATGAGATGCTTGCATAGTGATACCAGCAGCTAACGGGAGAAACTTGGAACTGCTGAAGCATGAGGTGGTGGATAGTGTAGAGATGCTGTAGAAACATGGTGTGGTTGGAAAAAATgcacaagtaaaaataaatgaaggtgAAGCAGATTGCTACTGGGAGTTTGTCCTGCCTCTTGGGGGGGCTACTGAAGCAAAGCAGTCACGGCAGGGTTGTGCTGGTGTTCAGCGCAGTTGGAGCAGTTCTGTTTCCCCTGCACTGTTGCTGGTACCCTGACTGATACACAAGCCTTCACCTCCTTGTGCCACAGGCTGATCAGACATGCTTCCCCAACCTTTGCAGCCAGGTGAGGCAAGCCTGGGCGCTGCTGGGTGCCTGCAGGCTGCTGATGTGGAAATTCTCCCCTCCCTTGCCACCTCCTGTTCTTGGAGTGGTTTGGAGTGGTGCTGCTGCAGATGAGGCAGGGgtgggctgctggtgctgggggatggctgctgcagcctgcccacagGTAAGAGATGCAGCAGCCAGTGTGCACAACAGAGATCTAGGACCACAGGGGGTCATGGAACCATGATATGGAGGAGTACCTCTGAAAGCTGGGCCAGgacctgcctcctgccccccagccAACCCCACATGCCCTCCTCAGCCTTGCAAGGCCTCGAGCCCCCATGCTTGGTGGAAGGGCAGGTCCCTGAGGCAGCAGACCACAGGAGGGAGAGTGTGGGAGACATGTTAGTGGAGCCACTGTGTGCGCTCCCCAGACACCTGCTCCTCCTGGCACATTTCAGTTCTGCTCAGCTACTGTGGCCCAGGCTCCCCTACAAAgcctccagacccttcactgAGATCTGCCATATTTACAGTGGTGAACaaatgcagagctgctgcctggagTACATTCCTTCACTTCAGCCATTTCCACAAGCATTCCCCAACAGCTCTAAGAACTAAAGATTTGAAATTTGAACTTGAAAGCAAATCCACCCTCTACTGAAAGCAAACATCATTCAGGTGCACTTACAGCAATTTCCTCCCCCAAGGACAGCCGTTTACCCTTTTAATTTACAAGTTTCTGACAAAGTTGCATTTTAAGAGTCACCTTGGTCTCTAGTCCAAAACTTGGGAAAAAAGCAGTAGAGGATACATTTGTTAGAATGTGTCAGCCTCCCCAGAAGCTTACAGCTTTCCTCCTGAGACAGAATGCTCCTTTACTAGAGTTGAATCTGCCTCATGACAGTCTCCAACCTCCAGAGGAGGTGCTTTACCAGCTAGTTGCCCTCCACCCATGACCAGTAACAGTTACTGGAAACCAGACAACAGTTAGGACAAACTATGGAGCCTTCCTCCTCTAATGGAAGCAGAGAAGTGGGAAGTGCACCTTAATTTCATGAGCACATGAAGTAGAATGGTACCAACATCTTTTGGCCTACAAGGTACCAATTTATTGGCCTGTTAAAAATGTGTTATATTCTACCCTAAGATCTAGCTTAAAAGCCAAAGCTTACTGTTCTGTAGAGCTTCTTACAACTGAGGAACATCACCCTTCATACAATCTGGCAACAGCTTGCTCATAATCAGCATTTATTTGACTTTAATACAAAATACCAttcaaaagataaataaaaaacccGATTAACACTACATCTTCTCATAAGTTAATTCATGGCCACATACAGTACATGTCTTTTTATATGTATCTTCATCAATGTTTTCTTCTGGTCCATACTCATGTTCATGGATACtagcttttttcttccacaaactACTCCTCACAGCTCGGCGGAGTTCTGatgagaaatacaagaaaatgtcagtattttaataAATCTTAAGTAATGGTTAATAAAACTCAAGCTAGCCACCCTTCTGAGGACTACAGATGACAATCTGCTTGTTGCCTTGCATAAATTTTAGGCAAGAATCTGCTACTGCAAGAACAAGCTTTGACTTGCCTTGCAATCTTCACCTTGTTTGCATATTTTGAAGGGTAAGAACTACACCGGCATGAGATCTCACAGGAGAAGATTCTCCATCTGGACTGAATACGTGTTGCCCACTGCCATTTTACACGAAGCCATTTGAAGGTATCCAAAAGGGACAGGTGGAATGCAGAGAAAAAGTTTTTATAAAACACTTCATTGTTTTACATGATCAAGAAAGAGTACTTTTCATTCAGGTCACAGTAAGCCTCCCAAATGACTTGGCATTCTCTAAGCTTTATGCCCAATAATGtgagctgcctctgcagcagccgCAGTGAAGTCAGCAGGTTTTCAAGAGAGCACAGGCTGGCAGCCGAGCCCAAGATATTATCCGGATGTTGCAAGTGGGTGGCAAGCATACCGAACAGCAAAACGTCATCACATTTGAGCCAAGCCATTCAGGCTGCAAACTTTGTCATGTTAAGGCCTGTACTTGCACTGAACTCTGGCATCTTGACTACTGTCTGCTGCCAGTCCTTCTGTGTGCCCAACATCAATGCTCAGGACAGGGGTTATTTGCTCAGTCTCACATTCTGCCTCTTCCAGACAATACCAGTTCAGCCAGCTTGAGCTTTCTGCCTCTGAGTGCCAACCCAAAGTGAAGCATGGATGCTATGGGCAGCACAGACATCACGCTAAGCCTCAGCTCTTGCGAAGATACAAACGtggacttttttaaaattactagcATGTCTGTGCTGGAAGCATTTTTCAGAAGTTATATGCATTGAATGCTCTCCTAAATACTAATTTATCATGAAAAACCAAAGGTAATAAGCAGTAAAAACAGCAGCTGGGAATACTGTGAACAGTGGGAAAAGGCACTTTCTACCTTCATTTACAGTTACTCCACCTGAAGGCATACATACAACAGAATTATTAACCCACTGCCACAAAAATCCATATTCTCTGCAAGTCAAGAAAAGTAACAGgaacactcaaaaaaaaatgtaaatcccATAATGAACCATTGTAGTTGATTTCTGTCACTTACATCATGTCCATAGGACAACAgggtaattcaggttggaagggacctcagatCTCCAGTCCAGCCCTCTGCCCAAAATAGTCAGCTATGAGGTCAGACCGGATTGCTCAGGGCTTACCCACGCAGCTCCTGAAAACCTCCATTTTGCCACACTGAAGATTTTCTAAATACTTCACTCAGATGCAGAAACAAATTCAAACAGAGCTGTACTTTACTTCAGGTACTGCAGTATGTAAGTTTAACCCTTTACCTTTAACTTTCTTATCAAACTTCTTCTGTTTCATCTTCTCTCTGCTGTTACGGCGGAGTTCCTTTGCTTCTTGCAATGATTCTTCACTACCCCAAACTTCAAGAGAACGCTTGACTACCTACAGGATGGacataaatgtgtttctttttcccactgaaacagcagaagtaaACTAActcacaaatttaattttttttcctacacataCAAAAGACAACCCGGTCTTGCCTCTGCCTCCCATCTACCTCTTTGTGCTCTTGACCTGCAAACATGGCATTCCTTCTACAGGAGGTAACACTGGTTTTTAGTATCAGCAACACCGATTTTTACTACTGGCTAGATGTAACTTACTCAGGAAAGCCAAACCCAGCTCTATTTTTGTGTATATTCCACTTAAGCAGCAGCATTCCTTTAACAGTAGCAAACAAGAAATGTCAAGAGCCCTGGAAAACCTACTtgcctctcctgctgcctctgaggGCAGACCTGCAAAAAAGGCCACAGACGGCCACACACACAGCAGCACCCCACACATTTTAGCACAGCCCTGAAAGACCATGTGCTTCATGACCTGTAATTGTGCAAACCACTAAGGTTGTGGTCCATGAACATCTTTAAAATGCTCTCAAACACAGCCATTTGAATTTGGACCATGGCTCTTTATTTTAACTATACAGAAAATTTACACAACCTATGCATAATATACTTAGCTTTGACAAACTTAATtcagaaatcaaaaccaaagtgACACCATTTTGGCTACCAAAGTTGTACAAAGGTAGAAAGAGATCTGAAATATGCAAAGTTTTCTATACCTGTGGTTTTAAATAAAGTTTCATGTCACCCCATCGTGAATTATGACGGTTTTTCTTCGCAATGAATCTGAGCACTGGTTCCCTCTTGTCTAAGTCACAGTCTTTAAGAAGAAACTCTTCTTTCGCTTCTGTCTTTGTTATAAGCTTATGTTTATCTTCGGTATCTCTGGAAGATGTAAAATAATTATGAGAAACCTACACCTGGAAACCACATTATTAACATCTAAGTCCCCATCACATCTAACATTCCTGAAATACAGGCAGCCCTCATCTCCTCAGTTTTTATGCATGCAAATAACTCTGGATTCCAACAATGTAGCTAAACTCCAGGATAGTTTTActgaaattaagtttaaaaactCTCCCATTTGAACAAACACATGCTGAGAAGCCTGCTTTTCTAGAAAggcttttcttctattttattcCAAGAGGGAGTAACTGAAACTTGAAAGGAGTATGAATAATTTTAGGTATTCACCTAACCCAGACGCAATTCAAGAGGACAACAGTACAAGCCTGACACATGGTCAAGAGAGAAAGAATGTGTAACGTGAGACAGGTCAGATCACCTGAGAATATACACACTCCATATGCTTCTAGATCCCAGAAACAGATTAGCAACACAGAGCACTTATTTCTAAATGCAAGACAGTAGGCAGAGGAACCGTAAAATACCTTTAAAGACTGTATCTTTTAccagacagatgaaaaaaatgtgtaaccACAGCAGCATTTAtgagttaatgaaaaaaaattgcatttacGCAATCCTGACTGAAGTACAATTTGAATTGCTTGAGCCGGAACAATCTGCCAAACAGTTAAGTGCTATCAACGGTCATCAAGGAAGTATTGCCTGCTGCAAATGCAGCTTTACTAGAATTCAAAGTTCACAGTAAAAGCTACTGCACCGAGGAATCTCTTAATGTAAGTAGCAAGAGCTACTTAAGTCTGAAA
The Strix uralensis isolate ZFMK-TIS-50842 chromosome Z, bStrUra1, whole genome shotgun sequence DNA segment above includes these coding regions:
- the XPA gene encoding DNA repair protein complementing XP-A cells, which codes for MAGAAAAPAPAPAEEEDEEEEEASVAAGERPPLSAAALAKIERNRQRALALRQARLAARPYPAAGGVRARAPPKVVDTGGGFFLEEEEEEEEGPGAADKIVHPPAPVLEFDYLICGDCGKEFMDSYLMQHFDWATCDNCRDTEDKHKLITKTEAKEEFLLKDCDLDKREPVLRFIAKKNRHNSRWGDMKLYLKPQVVKRSLEVWGSEESLQEAKELRRNSREKMKQKKFDKKVKELRRAVRSSLWKKKASIHEHEYGPEENIDEDTYKKTCTVCGHELTYEKM